Proteins from one Procambarus clarkii isolate CNS0578487 chromosome 72, FALCON_Pclarkii_2.0, whole genome shotgun sequence genomic window:
- the LOC123753548 gene encoding cytochrome c-like: protein MTTQGQPSPLQLQGPPQKMVEREKGKKIFMQRCAQCHTVELNGKHKTGPNLNGLFGRQTGQASGYIYTYANKAKSITWDKDNLDIYLTNPKKFIPGTKMVFVGLKKKNERADLIAYLETSTK, encoded by the exons ATGACAACCCAAGGCCAGCCATCACCACTTCAGTTGCAAGGTCCACCGCAG aagatgGTTGAGAGGGAAAAAGGTAAGAAGATATTTATGCAGAGGTgtgcacagtgtcacactgttgaatTAAACGGCAAGCACAAAACTGGACCAAATCTAAATGGCCTCTTCGGCCGCCAAACTGGTCAGGCTTCTGGCTATATTTACACTTATGCCAACAAGGCCAAGAGTATCACGTGGGACAAAGATAATTTGGATATCTACTTGACCAACCCCAAGAAATTTATTCCAGGCACAAAGATGGTGTTCGTTGGtcttaagaagaagaatgagcgtgcagacttgattgcttacctggaaacctccaccaagtag